In Psychrobacter ciconiae, the following are encoded in one genomic region:
- a CDS encoding 5'-nucleotidase, with product MAVDFSNTLIVAISATALFDLSESENHLLDLLKDSPETAIKEFRDYMAERENDKLNIGAGFPLIQALLNLNKYCETCPKANSGVIAPLVEVVIVSKSSPDTGIQVLNAIRNYGLSISRSAFISGSKVAPYLDNFKVDLFLTTNREDAQQVADAGTCACAILDATPVNTYQLDTQQLRIAFDGDAVLFDDSGELLYKQKGLQAFHEREAKLRDLPIEKGPYAELLIKLSNLQERLPASPTERPISIALVTARNAPADLRAIKTLRDWGVDVDMAFFLGGLDKTAVLKTFAPHIFFDDSVSHINAAKSFVPTALVPYRSSSKLYSSMPIAKNESQELRFVPCKDKLRQSRKVR from the coding sequence ATGGCGGTTGATTTTTCTAATACGTTGATTGTGGCAATTTCGGCTACGGCGTTGTTTGACTTGTCTGAATCAGAAAACCATTTACTTGACTTGTTAAAAGACAGTCCTGAAACCGCAATCAAAGAATTTCGCGACTATATGGCAGAGCGCGAAAATGATAAGCTTAATATCGGCGCTGGATTTCCTTTGATTCAAGCGCTATTAAACTTAAATAAGTATTGTGAAACTTGCCCAAAAGCCAACTCTGGAGTGATTGCGCCATTAGTTGAGGTGGTTATCGTCTCAAAGAGTAGCCCCGACACGGGGATTCAGGTGTTAAATGCTATTCGTAATTATGGTTTGAGTATTTCACGATCGGCATTTATTTCTGGAAGTAAGGTTGCTCCTTACCTTGATAATTTTAAGGTCGATTTGTTTTTAACGACCAATCGTGAGGACGCTCAGCAAGTTGCGGATGCGGGAACTTGTGCTTGTGCGATTTTAGATGCAACTCCGGTCAACACCTACCAGCTGGATACGCAGCAGTTGCGGATTGCTTTTGATGGCGATGCGGTGCTGTTTGATGACTCAGGGGAGCTGCTTTATAAGCAAAAAGGGCTACAAGCATTTCATGAGCGCGAGGCTAAATTGCGCGATTTACCGATTGAAAAAGGTCCTTATGCTGAGCTGTTAATTAAGCTGTCAAATCTACAAGAGCGGCTTCCTGCAAGTCCGACAGAGCGCCCAATTAGCATCGCGTTGGTGACCGCTCGAAATGCACCAGCGGATTTGCGGGCGATCAAGACGCTGCGGGATTGGGGCGTGGATGTCGATATGGCATTTTTTTTGGGCGGTCTTGATAAAACAGCAGTGCTTAAAACCTTTGCGCCTCATATCTTTTTTGATGATTCGGTCAGTCATATCAATGCGGCAAAGAGCTTTGTGCCGACAGCCTTGGTGCCCTATCGATCAAGCTCAAAGCTTTATTCATCAATGCCGATTGCTAAAAATGAGTCGCAAGAATTACGCTTTGTGCCTTGCAAGGATAAATTAAGACAATCAAGAAAGGTGCGTTAA
- a CDS encoding rhomboid family intramembrane serine protease yields MDWQRFWALIISRLRQVVGLYAFVLLPMWGMFFINKALLFGLWNIFGIVPRTVDLRSLVGVFASWTMHADLAHLLGNSFLLLQILFLFGLFERDAYLTIIKLVIASGLMTWLLGSPLSIHIGASGLCFAMIGFMIGGAVFARRWGYLAACLVMGTGYWLVLKEGLMPQSGISFAAHFGGVFAGLILGAMSKPALPTKKLLLKSSR; encoded by the coding sequence ATGGACTGGCAACGATTTTGGGCGCTTATCATCAGCCGATTGCGGCAGGTGGTGGGGCTTTATGCATTTGTTTTGCTGCCAATGTGGGGCATGTTTTTTATCAATAAAGCGCTGCTGTTTGGACTTTGGAACATTTTTGGAATTGTGCCGCGAACGGTTGATTTACGCAGTTTGGTTGGGGTGTTTGCGTCGTGGACGATGCATGCAGATTTGGCGCATTTGCTAGGAAATAGTTTTTTATTGCTGCAAATTTTATTTTTATTTGGGCTGTTTGAGCGTGATGCGTATTTAACAATTATTAAACTCGTCATTGCTTCGGGGCTGATGACGTGGCTGTTAGGCTCGCCCTTGTCAATTCATATTGGCGCATCAGGGCTATGTTTTGCGATGATTGGCTTTATGATTGGTGGGGCGGTGTTTGCGCGGCGCTGGGGTTATTTGGCAGCGTGTTTGGTGATGGGAACGGGATATTGGTTAGTGCTCAAAGAAGGGTTGATGCCCCAATCTGGAATTTCTTTTGCCGCGCATTTTGGCGGTGTTTTTGCAGGATTGATTCTTGGTGCGATGTCAAAACCAGCCCTGCCAACAAAAAAACTGCTGTTAAAATCGTCAAGATAA